Proteins encoded by one window of Microplitis mediator isolate UGA2020A chromosome 1, iyMicMedi2.1, whole genome shotgun sequence:
- the LOC130666440 gene encoding uncharacterized protein LOC130666440 produces MELRVTFAAILIFSVGGNVEGHGRLIEPPSRASMWRYGFDTPEDFTDNECYCGGFDRQWHQNQGYCGVCGDPWDVNPPREHETGGKYGNSIIVRKYQTNQLITIRIQLTANHRGYFSFRVCPMTTWGQEVTQDCLNKNILRMENGTARYYPGPGTGTFEAYYKLPSGLMCAQCVLQWRYVTANIWADCGNGTDAVGCGPQEEFRGCADITIGDNYPALALPKTPSYWPEIIEILDYW; encoded by the exons ATGGAGCTGAGGGTGACGTTTGCggcgattttaattttttcggtgGGTGGAAACGTCGAAGGACATGGGAGACTTATAGAACCACCTTCGAGAGCTTCAATGTGGAGATATGGGTTTGATACTCCGgaagattttactgataaTGAATGCTATTGCGGTGGTTTCGATCGACAATGGCATCAGAATCAAGGATACTGTGGAGTTTGCGGTGACCCTTGGGATGTTAATccg cCGAGAGAACATGAAACAGGAGGAAAATACGGCAACAGTATCATAGTCCGTAAGTATCAAACGAACCAACTGATCACAATAAGAATCCAATTAACAGCAAATCACCGGGGGTACTTTTCATTCCGCGTGTGTCCTATGACAACCTGGGGACAGGAAGTAACTCAAGATTGTCTTAACAAAAACATATTGAGAATGGAAAACGGCACCGCCCGTTACTATCCAGGTCCGGGTACCGGAACCTTCGAAGCGTACTACAAATTACCTTCAGGATTAATGTGCGCCCAGTGTGTCCTACAGTGGCGTTACGTCACCGCTAATATTTGGGCTGACTGTGGTAACGGAACGG aCGCTGTCGGCTGTGGTCCTCAAGAAGAATTTCGCGGTTGCGCGGACATAACAATAGGCGACAATTATCCAGCACTCGCATTACCAAAGACACCATCATACTGGCcagaaattattgaaattcttGATTACTGGTAG
- the LOC130666457 gene encoding uncharacterized protein LOC130666457, translated as MELRVTFAAIFIFSLGGNVEGHGRLIEPPSRASMWRYGFDTPHDYNDNECYCGGFTRQWQRNKGNCGICGDAWDIKPPRAHETGGKYGNSIIVRKYKTSQLIPIRIQITANHRGYFEFGVCPMTTRGQEVTQDCLNKNILTMKNGTARYYPGLGNKIFEAYYKLPSDLTCAQCVLQWRYVAGNNWGDCGNGTGAVGCGPQEEFRGCADITIGDNYPALALPKTPSSTEDSSNTSSTEPTDWPEVTETPYWYLSFIISGTCLLIVLAGLALIYAYYYYAGQAKKWLMTRCGPEPVPVPVPVPPPRLKRPSTLHL; from the exons ATGGAGCTGAGGGTGACGTTTGCggcgatttttattttttcgctgGGAGGAAACGTCGAAGGACATGGGAGACTTATAGAACCACCTTCGAGAGCTTCAATGTGGAGATATGGGTTTGATACTCCGCATGATTACAATGATAATGAGTGTTATTGCGGTGGTTTCACGCGACAATGGCAGCGGAATAAAGGAAACTGTGGAATTTGCGGCGACGCTTGGGATATTAAaccg ccAAGAGCACACGAGACAGGAGGAAAATACGGCAACAGTATCATAGTCCGCAAGTATAAAACGAGCCAACTGATCCCCATAAGGATCCAAATAACAGCAAACCACCGCGGGTACTTCGAATTCGGCGTGTGTCCAATGACGACCCGGGGCCAGGAAGTAACTCAAGACTGTCTGAACAAAAACATACTGACAATGAAAAACGGCACCGCCCGTTACTATCCAGGCCTGGGTAACAAAATCTTCGAAGCGTACTACAAATTACCTTCAGACTTGACCTGCGCCCAGTGCGTCCTCCAGTGGCGTTACGTCGCCGGTAATAATTGGGGTGACTGCGGCAACGGAACGG GCGCTGTCGGCTGTGGACCTCAAGAAGAATTTCGCGGTTGCGCGGACATAACAATAGGCGACAATTACCCAGCACTCGCATTACCAAAGACACCGTCATCGACTGAAGATTCATCGAATACTTCATCAACAGAACCCACAGACTGGCCAGAAGTTACCGAGACTCCGTACTGGTACttgagttttattatttctggTACATGTCTGCTGATTGTCCTGGCAGGACTCGCGCTTATTTACGCGTACTATTACTACGCTGGACAAGCCAAGAAATGGCTGATGACCAGATGCGGACCAGAACCAGTTCCAGTTCCAGTTCCAGTTCCACCACCGCGTCTCAAAAGACCGTCGACTCTTCATCTTTAA